Proteins co-encoded in one Dioscorea cayenensis subsp. rotundata cultivar TDr96_F1 unplaced genomic scaffold, TDr96_F1_v2_PseudoChromosome.rev07_lg8_w22 25.fasta BLBR01002133.1, whole genome shotgun sequence genomic window:
- the LOC120257457 gene encoding polygalacturonase inhibitor-like: MTHPYMILSCGGIVSALRSDLASSTAADSAIFSARSVTSLGSSEAGLSSRSIISKTSKIENKGYTGQSLHFLIVNNNNFNGSIPSTLNLVPTLEALCLDRNKLTGPVPPILNSLASIKELYLSNNMLSGPCQT, from the exons atgacacatccttacatgatTCTgagttgtggtgggattgtgtccgccCTTCGATCTGATCTTGCATCGTCCACGGCAGCAGATTCAGCGATCTTCTCAGCG CGTAGCgtgacatccttgggatcttctgaagcaggactttcttcccgttcgaTCATTTC GAAGACATCAAAAATAGAGAATAAAGGATATACAGGTCAATCACTTCACTTTTT GATTGTCAACAACAATAACTTCAATGGAAGCATTCCTTCAACACTGAACCTAGTGCCGACATTAGAGGCTCT GTGTCTCGACCGAAATAAATTAACCGGGCCAGTACCTCCCATTCTTAATAGCCTTGCTAGCATCAAAGAACT GTATTTATCGAATAATATGTTATCTGGTCCTTGCCAAACTTAA